In Rhodobacteraceae bacterium LMO-JJ12, a single window of DNA contains:
- a CDS encoding helix-turn-helix transcriptional regulator, with protein MAEKTFEDFIQCPFHLAMSMLEGRWKFAILYVLSSRGTLRFKELERAIPGISTRMLTKELKHLQEHGIVNRVPYATVPPKVEYSLTDIGKSTAPVIEAISQWGEHYIDSVKARKQQPSAPIPASAPAHAKTG; from the coding sequence ATGGCAGAAAAGACGTTTGAAGACTTCATTCAATGCCCCTTCCACCTCGCGATGAGCATGCTGGAAGGCCGCTGGAAGTTCGCCATCCTCTATGTGTTGTCATCCCGCGGAACCCTGCGCTTCAAAGAACTTGAACGCGCCATCCCCGGAATTTCCACCCGTATGCTGACAAAAGAACTCAAACATCTTCAAGAGCATGGCATAGTCAATCGCGTCCCCTATGCCACCGTCCCGCCCAAGGTCGAATATTCCCTGACCGACATCGGCAAAAGCACCGCGCCGGTCATTGAAGCGATCAGCCAATGGGGCGAACACTACATCGACTCGGTGAAAGCCCGGAAGCAACAGCCCAGCGCGCCAATTCCCGCATCTGCGCCGGCACACGCCAAAACCGGCTAA
- a CDS encoding nuclear transport factor 2 family protein, which produces MPSKDLVAKFIEAMRVSDVETLDAMTTDDFSWWIAGKPDYLQTAGEHDKAFFIGFFGSGGDMFPNGADFAVTGMIAEADKVAAEAHMKATTAMGSVYDNLYHFVFEIADGRIKRMKEYMDTHHAKVTFGL; this is translated from the coding sequence ATGCCCAGCAAAGATTTAGTGGCAAAGTTTATTGAGGCCATGCGCGTGTCGGATGTTGAGACGCTGGACGCGATGACAACTGATGATTTTAGCTGGTGGATTGCCGGGAAGCCGGACTATCTGCAAACGGCGGGGGAGCACGACAAAGCGTTCTTTATCGGCTTTTTCGGCAGCGGCGGTGACATGTTCCCGAATGGGGCGGATTTTGCGGTTACGGGTATGATTGCCGAAGCCGACAAGGTTGCGGCGGAAGCGCATATGAAGGCCACGACGGCGATGGGAAGCGTTTATGACAACCTTTATCATTTCGTGTTTGAGATTGCGGATGGGCGTATCAAGCGCATGAAGGAATACATGGATACCCACCATGCCAAGGTGACTTTCGGACTATGA
- a CDS encoding oxidoreductase: MDMKQKTALITGANTGLGFEMARALAKEGLHVVVAGRSRDKVSGAIEKIASEVAGASLEAGIVDLNSLASVKAFAEGFCEGHERLDILINNAGVMVPPAGQTEDGFETQFGVNFVAHFALTGHLFDLLNATPGARVVSMSSIGHRGAAIDFDNLRLEKPYDQWREYGQSKLADLMFALELDRRLRASGSGVLSLAAHPGVSQTELTRNLGHIPADITMMTPAEGVAPALVAATSPDVAGGQYWGPDGPGERAGKPGLAVVDQAALGEGEAARLWAWAEDATGLKYPG; this comes from the coding sequence ATGGATATGAAGCAGAAAACGGCATTGATAACGGGGGCCAACACCGGGTTGGGGTTTGAGATGGCGCGCGCGCTTGCCAAAGAGGGCTTGCATGTCGTTGTGGCCGGGCGCAGCCGCGACAAGGTGAGCGGTGCGATTGAAAAGATTGCCAGCGAGGTTGCGGGTGCGTCATTGGAGGCGGGGATTGTTGATCTCAACAGTCTGGCGTCGGTCAAGGCGTTTGCGGAAGGGTTTTGCGAGGGGCACGAGCGGCTTGATATCCTGATCAACAATGCCGGGGTCATGGTGCCGCCTGCGGGGCAGACGGAAGATGGGTTTGAGACGCAATTCGGGGTGAATTTCGTCGCGCATTTCGCGCTGACGGGGCATCTGTTTGATCTGTTGAATGCCACGCCGGGGGCGCGGGTTGTTTCGATGTCGAGCATTGGGCATAGGGGCGCGGCGATTGATTTTGACAATCTGCGGCTGGAAAAACCTTATGACCAGTGGCGCGAATATGGTCAGAGCAAGCTGGCCGATCTGATGTTTGCGCTGGAGCTGGATCGCAGGTTGCGCGCGAGCGGAAGCGGTGTTTTGTCGCTTGCGGCGCATCCGGGGGTGAGCCAGACGGAGTTGACGCGCAATCTGGGCCATATCCCGGCGGATATTACGATGATGACCCCGGCCGAGGGGGTGGCCCCGGCGCTGGTTGCGGCGACGTCGCCCGATGTGGCCGGTGGGCAGTATTGGGGACCGGATGGTCCGGGGGAGCGGGCGGGCAAGCCCGGTCTTGCCGTGGTCGATCAGGCGGCACTTGGAGAGGGTGAGGCGGCACGGCTTTGGGCGTGGGCTGAAGACGCCACGGGGCTAAAGTACCCCGGCTAG
- a CDS encoding antibiotic biosynthesis monooxygenase translates to MPKIAKNNTFQTVITTFEMTPGTAQDLMEALNTAYDEFISKQPGFIGAGLHINDAQTRIANYSQWERREDFQAMLRTSEMRERNRKIAEMCKSFEPVMYDVVASYD, encoded by the coding sequence ATGCCGAAGATTGCCAAGAACAACACGTTCCAGACCGTGATCACCACCTTTGAGATGACCCCCGGCACGGCGCAAGACCTGATGGAAGCGTTAAACACTGCCTATGACGAATTCATCTCGAAACAGCCCGGATTCATCGGCGCGGGGCTGCATATCAACGACGCGCAAACCCGGATTGCCAACTATTCGCAATGGGAGCGACGCGAGGATTTTCAGGCGATGCTGCGCACGTCGGAGATGCGCGAGCGCAACCGCAAGATCGCCGAGATGTGCAAGAGCTTTGAGCCAGTCATGTATGACGTGGTCGCGTCTTACGACTGA
- a CDS encoding phospholipase D family protein, whose protein sequence is MLVVAKFLGVFIVAVVAAIALARLLFPLPDVSGRSPSQAAPARDNTRLGRLMQRSANAHPGKSGVAPLFSGRDALSSRLALINAAEQSIDAQYYIWHDDTSGILLLAALWRAAQRGVHIRLLLDDNGVHGLESFMAALNDQDRFQIRLFNPSTVRRFKLLGYSFDFMRMNRRMHNKSLIVDGAVAIVGGRNIGDEYFQLGNEIFFFDMDVLATGAIVPETAEVFDQYWNSASAFEVERIIKAPGDMAGFLTRVETVKNSPEAADVLQDAQSDIARYLPDLDHLEWTDVELVADDPVKGQGTARRDQLMITRLGKILGGVSARLDLVTAYLVPGVQGTRLLTDLAQNGVELRILTNAMSTTDVLLVHAGYSKYRRKLLRAGVALYELKRHANGATVADQKILPFGISGASLHAKTFAVDDTRIFIGSFNFDPRSAMLNCEMGFLIDSPHLARRLSQSFDTEIDNVSYRPNLTPEGKMVWHETDADGKQITYQEEPEATRLQQVSVALIGVLPIEWLL, encoded by the coding sequence ATGCTTGTCGTCGCCAAATTTCTCGGGGTTTTCATCGTCGCCGTTGTGGCGGCGATCGCCCTTGCCCGGCTGCTGTTTCCGCTGCCCGACGTTTCCGGGCGCAGCCCGAGCCAAGCCGCGCCCGCTCGCGACAATACCCGGCTGGGCCGCCTCATGCAGAGAAGTGCCAATGCTCATCCCGGCAAGTCCGGCGTCGCACCTCTGTTCTCGGGGCGCGATGCCTTGTCCAGCCGCCTTGCCCTGATCAACGCCGCCGAGCAATCCATAGATGCGCAATATTACATCTGGCACGATGACACCTCCGGCATCCTGTTGCTTGCAGCGCTGTGGCGTGCGGCGCAGCGTGGCGTTCACATCCGCCTGCTGCTTGATGACAATGGCGTGCACGGGCTCGAATCCTTCATGGCCGCGCTGAACGATCAGGATCGCTTTCAGATCCGCCTGTTCAACCCCTCCACCGTGCGCAGGTTCAAACTTCTCGGCTATTCGTTCGATTTCATGCGGATGAACCGCCGGATGCACAACAAGTCGCTGATCGTCGATGGCGCCGTGGCAATCGTCGGCGGGCGCAACATCGGCGACGAGTATTTTCAGCTCGGCAACGAGATCTTCTTTTTCGACATGGATGTTCTAGCCACCGGCGCTATCGTTCCCGAAACCGCTGAGGTGTTCGATCAATACTGGAACAGCGCCTCGGCATTTGAGGTCGAGCGCATCATCAAGGCCCCCGGCGACATGGCCGGGTTTCTCACCCGTGTTGAAACCGTCAAGAACAGCCCCGAAGCCGCCGATGTACTGCAGGACGCGCAGAGCGACATCGCGCGCTACCTGCCCGACCTCGATCATCTGGAATGGACCGATGTAGAGCTTGTCGCCGACGATCCGGTCAAGGGCCAGGGCACCGCCCGTCGCGACCAGTTGATGATCACCCGGCTGGGCAAGATTCTCGGCGGAGTCTCGGCGCGGCTCGATCTGGTGACGGCCTATCTGGTTCCCGGAGTCCAGGGGACACGACTGCTCACCGATCTTGCGCAGAACGGGGTAGAGCTGCGGATTCTGACCAACGCGATGAGTACCACCGATGTGTTGCTGGTCCACGCCGGATATTCCAAATATCGCCGCAAGCTGCTGCGAGCCGGTGTCGCGCTCTATGAACTCAAACGGCACGCCAACGGCGCAACTGTGGCGGACCAAAAGATCCTTCCCTTCGGCATTTCCGGCGCCAGCCTGCATGCTAAAACCTTCGCGGTCGATGACACCAGGATTTTCATCGGCTCATTCAATTTTGATCCGCGCTCGGCCATGTTGAATTGCGAAATGGGCTTCCTGATCGACAGCCCCCACTTGGCCCGCCGCCTCAGTCAGAGTTTCGATACCGAGATCGACAATGTCAGCTACCGCCCCAACCTTACCCCCGAGGGCAAGATGGTTTGGCACGAGACCGACGCAGACGGCAAACAAATCACCTATCAGGAAGAGCCCGAGGCAACTCGGCTGCAACAAGTCTCAGTCGCACTCATCGGCGTTCTGCCGATCGAGTGGCTTCTCTAA
- a CDS encoding universal stress protein — protein MYSNIMVPVSFDGDRNASEAVRAARTLAADGATITLFHVIEQIPAYALTQASTGYLEQAREAVQAGLDKLAKDLPDARTVVIEGHAARALLDYANERAVDCIVIASHRPGLQDYFLGSTAAHVVRHARCSVHVLR, from the coding sequence ATGTATTCCAACATCATGGTTCCGGTTTCATTCGATGGGGATCGCAATGCGAGTGAAGCGGTTCGCGCAGCGCGCACGTTGGCGGCGGACGGCGCGACGATTACCCTGTTTCACGTTATTGAGCAGATACCGGCCTATGCGCTGACCCAGGCCTCGACGGGGTATCTCGAACAGGCGCGCGAAGCGGTGCAGGCCGGGCTCGACAAGCTGGCCAAAGATCTGCCGGATGCGCGCACTGTCGTGATCGAAGGTCATGCCGCGCGCGCGCTTTTGGACTATGCAAACGAAAGGGCGGTGGATTGCATCGTGATCGCCTCGCATCGGCCGGGATTGCAGGACTATTTTCTCGGCTCGACCGCGGCCCATGTAGTGCGCCATGCCCGCTGTTCTGTGCATGTGTTGCGTTGA
- a CDS encoding universal stress protein — protein sequence MYKNILVPIAADHDPSTEGVLEVARALAADGAKITTLTVIEAMPGYVSAHLPEGQLEKTLRDVEAAMKAEIGAASDISVKVVEGHSARSILDYADSAKVDCIVMASHRPDITDYFLGSTAARVVRRAKCAVHVLR from the coding sequence ATGTATAAGAACATACTGGTACCGATTGCGGCGGATCACGACCCGAGCACCGAAGGCGTGCTTGAAGTGGCGCGGGCGCTGGCGGCGGACGGGGCCAAGATCACCACGTTGACCGTGATCGAGGCGATGCCGGGCTATGTCTCGGCGCATTTACCGGAAGGGCAGTTGGAAAAGACCTTGCGCGATGTCGAGGCCGCGATGAAGGCCGAGATCGGCGCAGCATCGGACATATCGGTCAAGGTGGTTGAGGGCCACTCAGCGCGCTCGATCCTGGATTATGCCGACAGCGCGAAGGTGGATTGCATCGTGATGGCCTCGCATCGTCCCGATATCACCGATTATTTCCTCGGTTCGACGGCGGCGCGCGTGGTGCGTCGTGCCAAATGTGCGGTGCATGTGCTGCGATAA
- a CDS encoding zf-TFIIB domain-containing protein produces MKCPIDDETLVMTERHGVEIDYCPRCRGVWLDRGELDKIIDKAAGAMALPDPAPAPPPAPEAPGAAPDPQVWREPYREAERGKDKRYRGRYSDDDDHRYSRKKRRKSILAEIFDFD; encoded by the coding sequence ATGAAGTGCCCGATTGACGATGAAACCCTGGTGATGACGGAACGCCATGGCGTCGAGATAGATTATTGTCCGCGCTGTCGGGGTGTCTGGCTGGATCGCGGCGAGTTGGACAAGATCATCGACAAGGCGGCGGGCGCGATGGCGCTGCCTGATCCGGCACCTGCGCCACCTCCTGCACCTGAAGCACCAGGCGCGGCACCTGATCCGCAGGTCTGGCGCGAGCCATATCGCGAAGCGGAGCGCGGGAAGGACAAGCGCTATCGCGGGCGCTATTCGGATGATGACGATCATCGCTATTCGCGCAAGAAGCGGCGCAAGTCGATCCTGGCCGAGATTTTCGATTTCGACTGA
- a CDS encoding sugar phosphate isomerase/epimerase, translated as MSEKPVIGAQLSVLDLDRHRDWLFEKNRDLELPEFCMADILRNPQPFIDMALAKLKGWNGRLGIHGPFSGFELNVKDREVRGVVRARLDQALEVCERLNARQMVIHSPYDAWDANNLDNGPKDRAKSVAAILETLGPALKRAEAAGVEMVVENIKDTEPALRRAVVEAADSAALRLSVDTGHAEWAHVSAGAPSVAEFVTDAGEMLGHVHLQDADGFADRHWVLGEGSIDFPAVFAALGALDVAPHLIVEINDFSRVPESVAFLERLGLGE; from the coding sequence ATGAGCGAGAAACCTGTGATCGGCGCGCAATTGAGCGTGCTGGATCTGGACCGGCACCGCGATTGGTTATTCGAGAAGAACCGCGATCTGGAACTGCCGGAATTCTGCATGGCGGATATTTTGCGCAACCCGCAGCCGTTTATCGACATGGCCTTGGCGAAGCTGAAGGGGTGGAACGGGCGGCTGGGCATACATGGGCCGTTTTCGGGGTTTGAGCTGAACGTGAAGGACCGCGAGGTGCGCGGCGTTGTGCGGGCGCGGCTGGATCAGGCGTTGGAGGTCTGTGAGCGGTTAAATGCGCGCCAGATGGTCATTCATTCGCCTTATGATGCCTGGGATGCGAACAATCTTGATAATGGGCCGAAGGATCGCGCGAAGTCTGTTGCGGCGATCTTGGAGACGTTGGGGCCGGCGTTGAAGCGGGCCGAGGCGGCGGGCGTCGAGATGGTGGTGGAGAACATCAAGGATACAGAGCCTGCGTTGCGGCGCGCGGTGGTTGAGGCGGCGGATAGCGCGGCTTTGCGGCTGTCGGTTGATACGGGTCATGCGGAGTGGGCGCATGTTTCGGCGGGAGCGCCGAGCGTGGCGGAGTTTGTGACGGACGCCGGGGAAATGCTGGGCCATGTGCATTTGCAGGATGCGGATGGGTTTGCCGACCGGCATTGGGTTTTGGGGGAGGGCTCGATTGATTTTCCGGCTGTGTTTGCGGCTTTGGGTGCGTTGGACGTGGCGCCGCATTTGATTGTGGAGATCAACGATTTTTCACGCGTGCCGGAGTCTGTGGCGTTTCTGGAGCGGTTGGGGTTGGGGGAGTAG
- the uvrB gene encoding excinuclease ABC subunit UvrB, giving the protein MHAPAPDVKQRQKLEGGKRFVLHTEFEAAGDQPTAIAELSEAIKAGERNQVLLGATGTGKTFTMAKVIEETQRPAIILAPNKTLAAQLYGEMKSFFPENSVEYFVSFYDYYQPEAYVARSDTYIEKESQINEQIDRMRHSATRALLERDDVIIVASVSCIYGIGSVETYGAMTQDLKVGGQYDQRGVITDLVAQQYKRNDQAFQRGSFRVRGDSLEIFPAHLEDRAWRLSFFGEELESIVEFDPLTGEKTDTFDQIRVYANSHYVTPKPTMQQAIQSIKKELKTRLDQLVGDGKLLEAQRLEQRTNFDLEMLEATGVCNGIENYSRYLTGRAPGEPPPTLFEFIPDSAIVFADESHVSVPQIGGMYKGDYRRKFTLAEHGFRLPSCMDNRPLKFEEWDAMRPQSVFVSATPSAWELEQAGGVFTEQVIRPTGLIDPQIEIRPVETQVDDLLDEIRHVTEKGFRVLCTTLTKRMAEDLTEYLHEQGIRVRYMHSDIDTLERIEILRDLRLGAFDVLIGINLLREGLDIPECGLVAILDADKEGFLRSETSLIQTIGRAARNAEGRVIMYADRITGSMERAISETDRRRAKQEAYNIEHNITPATIKKNVEDVLSGLYKGDTDMSRVTAKVDKPLHGANLQAVLEGLRTDMRKAAENLEFEEAARLRDEVRRLEAVDLAVADDPLARQYAVEKASEAAVGSRGRSTAGRAGQHGGNVKRRGR; this is encoded by the coding sequence ATGCACGCCCCGGCGCCCGACGTGAAACAACGTCAGAAACTTGAAGGCGGCAAACGCTTCGTTCTGCATACCGAATTTGAAGCCGCCGGCGATCAGCCCACCGCGATTGCCGAACTGAGCGAAGCAATCAAGGCAGGCGAGCGCAACCAAGTCCTTCTCGGTGCCACCGGCACCGGCAAGACCTTCACCATGGCCAAGGTGATCGAAGAAACCCAGCGCCCTGCAATCATCCTCGCCCCCAACAAGACCCTCGCCGCCCAGCTTTACGGCGAAATGAAAAGCTTCTTTCCCGAGAATTCCGTCGAATATTTCGTCAGCTTTTATGACTATTACCAACCCGAAGCCTATGTCGCGCGCTCTGACACCTACATCGAGAAAGAATCCCAGATCAACGAACAGATCGACCGCATGCGCCACTCGGCCACGCGCGCACTTCTTGAACGTGACGACGTGATCATCGTCGCCTCGGTGTCCTGCATCTACGGCATTGGCTCGGTCGAAACCTACGGCGCCATGACCCAGGATTTGAAAGTCGGCGGACAATATGACCAACGCGGTGTGATCACCGATCTTGTGGCGCAACAATACAAACGCAATGACCAGGCGTTTCAGCGCGGCTCCTTCCGCGTGCGCGGCGACAGTCTTGAGATCTTCCCCGCCCACCTCGAAGACCGCGCATGGCGGCTTTCCTTCTTTGGCGAAGAGCTTGAATCCATTGTCGAATTTGACCCACTGACGGGCGAAAAAACCGACACATTCGATCAAATCCGCGTCTATGCCAATTCTCACTACGTCACGCCCAAACCAACGATGCAGCAGGCGATCCAAAGCATCAAGAAAGAGCTGAAAACCCGCCTCGATCAACTGGTCGGTGACGGCAAACTGCTCGAAGCCCAACGGCTTGAGCAACGCACCAATTTCGACCTCGAAATGCTGGAAGCCACAGGCGTGTGCAACGGAATCGAGAATTATTCGCGTTACCTGACCGGGCGCGCCCCCGGCGAACCGCCCCCTACCCTCTTTGAATTCATCCCCGACTCGGCAATCGTTTTCGCCGATGAATCCCACGTCTCCGTCCCCCAGATCGGCGGCATGTATAAAGGCGACTATCGGCGCAAATTCACCCTCGCCGAACATGGCTTCCGCCTGCCCTCCTGCATGGACAACCGCCCGCTGAAGTTCGAGGAATGGGACGCCATGCGCCCGCAATCCGTCTTCGTCTCCGCCACCCCCTCAGCGTGGGAGTTGGAGCAAGCGGGCGGTGTCTTCACCGAGCAGGTCATCCGCCCCACCGGCCTTATCGATCCGCAAATCGAAATCCGCCCGGTTGAAACTCAGGTTGACGATCTGCTCGACGAAATCCGCCACGTCACCGAAAAAGGTTTCCGCGTCCTCTGCACCACCCTGACCAAGCGCATGGCCGAAGACCTCACCGAATACCTGCACGAACAGGGCATCCGCGTGCGCTATATGCACAGCGATATCGACACGCTCGAACGCATCGAAATCCTGCGCGACCTGCGCCTCGGTGCCTTTGACGTCCTCATCGGCATCAACCTTCTGCGCGAAGGCCTCGATATCCCCGAATGCGGCCTCGTCGCCATTCTTGACGCGGACAAGGAAGGCTTCCTGCGTTCTGAAACCTCGCTCATCCAAACCATCGGGCGCGCTGCGCGCAACGCCGAAGGCCGCGTCATCATGTATGCCGACCGTATCACCGGCTCCATGGAGCGCGCCATTTCTGAGACCGACCGTCGCCGCGCCAAGCAAGAGGCCTATAACATCGAGCACAACATCACCCCCGCAACGATCAAGAAAAACGTCGAGGATGTGCTCTCGGGCCTCTACAAGGGCGACACCGACATGTCCCGCGTCACCGCCAAGGTCGACAAACCCTTGCACGGCGCGAACTTGCAGGCGGTTCTGGAAGGCCTGCGCACCGACATGCGCAAAGCCGCCGAGAACCTCGAGTTCGAAGAAGCCGCCCGGTTACGTGACGAGGTCAGACGGCTTGAGGCTGTGGATCTGGCCGTGGCCGATGATCCGCTCGCGCGGCAATATGCGGTCGAGAAGGCGTCAGAGGCGGCGGTTGGATCGCGCGGGCGTTCAACGGCAGGCCGGGCCGGGCAGCATGGTGGGAATGTGAAGCGGAGGGGGAGGTGA
- a CDS encoding ETC complex I subunit: protein MPARIFRPARTAMSSGTAKTKFWVLEFAPSERRSIDPLMGWTSSGDTQAQVRMKFPTKEAALEYAAEHGIDAVVSEPHKRKANIRPGGYGENFATSRREPWSH from the coding sequence ATGCCTGCACGTATTTTTCGGCCCGCGAGAACCGCGATGTCCTCGGGGACGGCAAAAACCAAGTTCTGGGTTCTGGAGTTCGCCCCATCGGAGCGGCGCAGTATCGACCCGTTGATGGGCTGGACCTCGTCCGGGGACACGCAGGCGCAGGTGCGGATGAAATTCCCGACGAAAGAGGCGGCTCTGGAATATGCCGCCGAACACGGCATCGACGCAGTTGTTTCCGAGCCGCACAAGCGCAAGGCCAATATCCGGCCCGGTGGCTATGGCGAGAACTTTGCCACCAGTCGGCGTGAGCCTTGGTCGCACTGA